The stretch of DNA AGGAAGATGAGCGGGTTTTGGTAGTCGTTCCATGTCCAGATGAACCGCAGGATCGCGTACGTGGCGATGGCGGGCCGGACGAGCGGCACGGCGATCTGCAGGAAAATGCGGAAGTGGCCGGCGCCGTCGATTTTGGCTGATTCGATGTAGTCGTTGTGCACGGTCATGAAAAACTGCCGCAGCATGAACGTTCCCAACACGCTGAAGCTGTTCAGCAGGATGAGCCCGATGTGGGTGTCGAACAGCCCGAGCGACCGGTACAGGATGAATTGCGGGACCAGAATTGCCTGCTGGGGCACCATGAAGGTGGCCAGCACGATCAGGAACAGCCACCGGCCGGCCGGAAAGTTGACCTTGGAAAATCCGTAGGCCGCAAGCGACGAGACCGTGACGGACGTGAGCGTGGTCAGCACCGCCACCTTGATCGTGTTCAGGTAATAGAGCCAGAACGGGTAGTCGCCCAACCAGACCGTCTTGTAGTTGTTGATGGCGTTCCAGCGTTCGGGGATCCACTGGATCGGATAAGTGAACACGTCGTTTTCGAACTTGAGGGAGGCGGAAATCATCCAGAAAAACGGCAGCAGAAACAGGATTCCGCAACCAAGCATGATCATTGTGACGACGGCTTTTTTCCAGTTC from Bacillus thermozeamaize encodes:
- a CDS encoding sugar ABC transporter ATP-binding protein, whose protein sequence is MLKALNWKKAVVTMIMLGCGILFLLPFFWMISASLKFENDVFTYPIQWIPERWNAINNYKTVWLGDYPFWLYYLNTIKVAVLTTLTSVTVSSLAAYGFSKVNFPAGRWLFLIVLATFMVPQQAILVPQFILYRSLGLFDTHIGLILLNSFSVLGTFMLRQFFMTVHNDYIESAKIDGAGHFRIFLQIAVPLVRPAIATYAILRFIWTWNDYQNPLIFLRTDRLITLQLAMQKFSTINGEYYSLIMAAAVSAILPLLIVFIIGQKHVIEGITVGGVKG